The following are encoded in a window of Methylocystis rosea genomic DNA:
- a CDS encoding transglycosylase domain-containing protein: MARSDKRREPRFDDDDDGELRAERRPPPRSRARKTPRRSRSLFGALIYWSFTLALWGAIAGGGLAVYYGARLPPIDQLAVPKRPPNIAILDVNGELLANRGDTGGAAIRLADLPPYVPKAFIAIEDRRFYSHWGVDPIGIGRAIVRNVTGRGGMQGGSTLTQQLAKNLFLTQERTISRKIQEAILALWLEHKYSKDQILELYLNRVYFGSGAYGVEAAAERYFGHGAKTITLSEAAVLAGLMKAPSKLAPDRNPEGAAERAAQVIAAMAQEGHISESTATTALSHSARARSDIGAGSINYAADYVMDMLDDTIGAIDQDIVVTTTIDARMEMAAEGALKQELDEKGAKFGVAQGAIVALDPTGAIRALVGGRDYSASQFNRAVSAKRQPGSAFKPFVYLTGLEQGLTPESVREDGPLDVKGWRPENYSRQYLGPVTLTKALSLSLNTVAVRVGLEVGPKAVAKTAHRLGVQSDLQANASIALGTSEVTPLELVAAYTPFANGGIGVQPHVILKVKTAAGKTLYQRKNASLGRVIAPQYVAMMNDMMRETLLTGTARKAELPGWNAAGKTGTSQDFRDAWFVGYTGRLVAGVWLGNDDNSPTKKASGGNLPVEIWSRFMSVALKGQPVAGLPAGAWRSENITLPEEIAKPMDDLIGLFTGESRPAPRPQSARTTPAPRPPAHIPADSPDQPPVAEASPAPRDAPPRSPPPRAIDDLLPPEDIPTVGSIERPRQRRGAPDRSIFEDLFGGG, translated from the coding sequence ATGGCGCGCAGCGATAAGCGTCGCGAACCGCGGTTCGACGACGACGATGACGGCGAATTGCGCGCCGAGCGCCGTCCGCCGCCCCGTTCGCGCGCCCGCAAAACGCCGCGCCGCTCCCGCTCGCTCTTCGGCGCGCTGATCTACTGGAGCTTCACGCTGGCGCTCTGGGGAGCCATCGCCGGGGGCGGCCTCGCCGTCTATTACGGCGCGCGACTGCCGCCGATCGATCAGCTGGCGGTGCCCAAGCGCCCGCCCAATATCGCCATCCTCGACGTGAACGGCGAACTCCTCGCCAACCGCGGCGACACCGGCGGCGCGGCGATCCGGCTCGCGGACCTCCCGCCCTATGTCCCAAAGGCCTTCATCGCCATTGAGGATCGCCGTTTCTATTCGCATTGGGGGGTCGATCCGATCGGCATCGGCCGCGCCATCGTCCGCAACGTCACGGGCCGCGGCGGCATGCAGGGCGGCTCGACCCTGACTCAGCAGCTCGCCAAAAACCTGTTTCTGACCCAGGAGCGCACCATCTCGCGCAAGATCCAGGAGGCGATCCTCGCGCTCTGGCTCGAGCACAAATACTCAAAGGACCAGATCCTCGAACTCTACCTCAACCGCGTCTATTTCGGGTCCGGCGCCTATGGCGTCGAAGCCGCGGCAGAGCGTTACTTCGGCCATGGCGCGAAAACCATCACCTTGTCTGAAGCCGCCGTCCTCGCCGGGCTGATGAAGGCGCCGAGCAAGCTTGCGCCGGATCGCAATCCGGAGGGAGCGGCCGAGCGCGCGGCGCAGGTGATCGCCGCCATGGCGCAGGAAGGCCATATCAGCGAGTCGACGGCGACGACGGCGCTGTCGCATTCCGCACGCGCGCGGAGCGACATCGGCGCAGGGTCGATCAATTACGCCGCCGACTATGTCATGGACATGCTCGACGACACGATCGGCGCGATCGACCAGGACATCGTCGTCACAACGACGATCGACGCGCGCATGGAGATGGCGGCGGAAGGCGCGCTCAAGCAGGAGCTCGACGAGAAAGGCGCGAAATTCGGCGTCGCCCAGGGCGCGATCGTCGCCCTCGATCCCACAGGCGCGATCCGGGCGCTCGTCGGCGGACGCGACTATTCGGCCAGCCAGTTCAATCGCGCGGTCTCGGCGAAACGCCAACCCGGCTCCGCCTTCAAACCCTTTGTCTATCTGACGGGGCTCGAACAGGGACTTACCCCTGAGTCCGTGCGCGAGGATGGGCCGCTCGACGTCAAAGGCTGGCGGCCCGAAAACTACAGCCGTCAATATCTCGGACCCGTCACGCTCACCAAGGCGCTGTCGCTGTCGCTCAACACCGTGGCCGTGCGCGTGGGCCTCGAAGTCGGCCCCAAGGCCGTGGCGAAGACTGCGCATCGCCTCGGCGTCCAGTCCGACCTGCAGGCGAACGCTTCGATCGCGCTCGGCACGTCGGAGGTGACGCCGCTGGAGCTCGTCGCCGCCTATACGCCTTTCGCCAATGGCGGGATCGGCGTCCAACCGCATGTCATTCTCAAGGTGAAGACCGCCGCCGGCAAGACTCTCTATCAGCGCAAGAATGCGTCGCTCGGCCGCGTCATCGCGCCGCAATATGTGGCGATGATGAACGACATGATGCGCGAGACGCTGCTCACCGGCACCGCCCGCAAGGCCGAGCTTCCGGGATGGAACGCCGCCGGCAAAACCGGCACGAGCCAGGATTTCCGCGACGCCTGGTTCGTCGGCTACACGGGCCGGCTGGTCGCGGGCGTCTGGCTCGGCAACGACGACAACTCGCCGACGAAAAAAGCTTCCGGGGGCAATCTGCCGGTCGAAATCTGGAGCCGCTTCATGAGCGTCGCCTTGAAGGGCCAACCCGTCGCCGGACTGCCCGCGGGCGCCTGGCGGTCAGAGAACATTACGCTCCCCGAGGAGATCGCCAAGCCGATGGATGACCTCATCGGCTTGTTCACCGGGGAGTCGAGGCCTGCGCCCCGGCCGCAGTCCGCGAGAACGACGCCGGCGCCGCGACCGCCCGCGCATATCCCCGCCGACTCGCCCGACCAACCGCCCGTAGCGGAGGCGTCGCCCGCGCCACGCGACGCTCCGCCCAGGTCGCCGCCGCCTCGCGCGATCGACGATCTTCTGCCGCCGGAAGACATCCCGACGGTCGGCTCGATCGAACGGCCGCGGCAGAGGCGCGGGGCGCCGGATAGAAGCATATTCGAGGATCTCTTCGGCGGCGGCTGA
- a CDS encoding TonB-dependent receptor, protein MRHMRRTPAIFSIVCLSGVSASVALAQQALPTIEVGGARRQASAARPGPPGPGRALAPAPAQQPSSTLLALRDAPRVPSAMQPAPGAEIATLSRAQIDKSVNSLTTMGVVKYMPSVTVRERFIGDRNGILSLRTNSTLAGAQTMVFADNVLLSNYLGNSPSFPPRWGMVSPAEIERVDIMYGPFSAAYPGNSISGVMTITTRMPEKFEVHYQGDGAFQNFGIFGAKENNLSGHMNLLIGDKINNLRYWVGYDWLDARGQSADFTVANPTVGSGGTPVIAKGWFDVDPQGRPRLIAALTGRDHSQQHLGKVKLDYEFLPNVHAKYQAGLWSFVSDAVVTPFLRRADNGAEFYNSPSNAVQFGPWRFNLPATNPAHANASHLMQAASLVKKDGGVFDFDITGTSYNFLRDYRHAAVRYGVQPGGVNVVQTGTYWRTLDARGTWRPEWDLFGKHEVSMGGHWDVYSLASTQTNTPVFTDTFFTSIQAVNTGKTSTKGVYVQDAWRFHPDWLISAGGRGDFWEAFNGMNQTLTGFNTFGVRAAPTFFTNRYKQSFSPSGGLVWNVSRDFVMRGAIGRAYRYPTVNELFQNLVTPNAITIANPDLQPEISTVYELSGEYTLENLWGSIGWARPRVTLFMDDRWNSIANLIDPALRTSANVNVDKVRFRGVEGAIDMKDFLTERLDINGSVTFTDAKTLSNWRQPNTQGMQFLRIPRIRLRGLAVYTPPWEPNLILSAGVRYQTAAFNNLDNSDFNHDVLAGGSSSFLFFDAKASYRLTPEWTLAAGVDNIGRYKAYAFHPYPQRTYYLSLRYDFAEKTPGGFMRSLPGLNAL, encoded by the coding sequence ATGCGCCACATGCGCCGCACGCCAGCTATTTTCAGTATCGTCTGCCTCAGCGGCGTCTCGGCGTCTGTCGCGCTCGCCCAACAGGCGCTGCCGACGATCGAGGTCGGCGGCGCGCGGCGGCAGGCAAGCGCTGCGCGGCCGGGCCCACCCGGTCCAGGCCGCGCGCTCGCGCCCGCGCCCGCGCAACAACCGTCCTCGACGCTGCTTGCCCTGCGCGACGCGCCGCGCGTTCCGAGCGCCATGCAGCCGGCGCCTGGCGCTGAGATCGCGACCCTCTCGCGCGCGCAAATCGATAAATCGGTCAATTCGCTGACGACCATGGGCGTGGTGAAATATATGCCGAGCGTCACCGTGCGCGAGCGCTTCATTGGCGACCGCAACGGCATACTGTCCCTGCGCACGAACAGCACGCTCGCGGGCGCGCAGACCATGGTGTTCGCCGACAACGTCCTGCTGTCGAATTATCTCGGCAACAGCCCCAGCTTTCCGCCGCGCTGGGGGATGGTTTCGCCTGCGGAAATCGAACGTGTGGACATCATGTATGGGCCGTTTTCGGCGGCCTACCCGGGCAATTCAATCAGCGGCGTTATGACCATCACGACGCGGATGCCGGAGAAATTCGAGGTCCATTATCAGGGCGACGGCGCGTTTCAGAACTTCGGCATCTTCGGCGCCAAGGAGAACAACCTCTCAGGCCATATGAATTTGTTGATCGGCGATAAGATTAACAATTTGAGATATTGGGTCGGTTACGACTGGCTCGACGCGCGCGGTCAGTCCGCTGATTTTACCGTCGCCAATCCGACGGTAGGGAGCGGCGGAACGCCCGTCATCGCCAAGGGATGGTTCGACGTTGACCCGCAAGGGCGCCCGCGCCTCATTGCCGCGCTGACCGGTCGCGACCATTCGCAGCAACATCTTGGCAAGGTCAAACTCGATTACGAGTTCCTACCCAATGTGCACGCCAAATATCAGGCGGGCTTGTGGTCTTTCGTCTCCGACGCGGTTGTGACTCCCTTCCTGCGTCGCGCCGACAATGGCGCCGAATTCTATAATTCGCCAAGCAACGCCGTGCAGTTCGGCCCTTGGCGTTTCAATCTGCCGGCCACAAATCCGGCGCACGCCAACGCCAGCCATCTGATGCAGGCGGCGTCGTTGGTAAAGAAGGATGGCGGCGTTTTCGATTTCGACATCACCGGCACGTCCTATAATTTCCTCCGGGACTATCGCCACGCCGCCGTTCGCTATGGCGTGCAGCCGGGCGGCGTGAATGTCGTGCAAACCGGCACATATTGGCGCACGCTTGACGCGCGCGGCACGTGGCGTCCCGAATGGGATCTTTTCGGCAAGCATGAAGTGTCGATGGGCGGCCATTGGGATGTCTATTCGCTGGCCTCGACGCAGACCAATACGCCAGTCTTCACCGACACGTTCTTCACATCGATTCAGGCGGTTAACACCGGCAAGACGTCAACTAAGGGCGTCTATGTCCAGGACGCATGGCGCTTTCATCCCGACTGGCTGATCAGCGCCGGAGGGCGCGGCGACTTTTGGGAAGCCTTTAACGGCATGAACCAGACGCTGACAGGCTTCAACACCTTTGGCGTTCGAGCGGCGCCGACCTTCTTCACCAATCGTTACAAGCAGTCCTTCTCGCCGAGCGGCGGACTCGTATGGAATGTGTCGCGGGATTTTGTGATGCGCGGCGCGATCGGACGCGCCTATCGCTATCCGACGGTCAATGAATTGTTCCAAAACCTCGTGACCCCGAACGCCATCACCATCGCCAATCCCGATCTTCAGCCGGAGATTTCGACGGTCTATGAGCTGAGCGGAGAATATACGCTTGAGAACCTGTGGGGGTCGATCGGCTGGGCGCGGCCGCGCGTCACCCTGTTCATGGACGACCGCTGGAACTCCATCGCCAACCTCATCGATCCGGCTCTTCGAACCAGCGCCAATGTCAATGTCGACAAGGTGCGTTTCCGCGGCGTCGAGGGCGCGATCGACATGAAGGACTTCTTGACGGAACGCCTCGACATCAATGGCAGCGTGACCTTCACGGACGCGAAAACCCTATCCAATTGGCGCCAGCCCAATACGCAGGGCATGCAGTTCCTGCGCATTCCGCGCATCCGCCTGCGCGGTCTTGCTGTCTATACGCCGCCGTGGGAGCCCAATCTCATCCTGTCGGCCGGCGTGCGATACCAAACCGCCGCCTTCAACAACCTCGACAATTCTGACTTCAACCATGACGTGCTTGCCGGCGGCTCCAGTTCGTTCCTGTTTTTCGACGCCAAGGCGAGCTACCGGCTTACGCCCGAGTGGACGCTCGCGGCGGGCGTCGACAATATCGGCCGCTATAAGGCCTATGCCTTCCACCCCTATCCCCAACGCACCTATTATCTGAGCTTGCGATACGACTTCGCCGAAAAAACTCCAGGCGGTTTCATGCGCTCCCTGCCGGGTTTGAATGCTTTGTGA
- the dnaN gene encoding DNA polymerase III subunit beta, which translates to MKVTIERAALLRALGHVHRVVERRTTIPILANVLLSAKDGALTLKATDLDLEITEKTAAEVSQPGATTLPAHMLYDIVRKLPEGAQVSLEATGDAGQLTLRSGRSRFNLSSLPESDFPDVTSGDFSHKFALAPADLKRLIEKTQFAISSEETRYYLNGIYLHTLDVEGRPMLRAVATDGHRLARLELPAPEGSAGMPGIILPRKAVTEVMRLIEDAQGEVSVELSINKMRFTFGDALLTTKLIDGTFPDYGRVIPAGNDKRLTVERDVFAKAVDRVSTISSERGRAVKLSLSESKLVLSVTNPDQGSAVEELEADYDGPPLDIGFNARYLLDITQQLDSDTALFKLADPGSPTLVQDRDGATALYVLMPMRV; encoded by the coding sequence ATGAAGGTCACCATCGAGAGAGCGGCGCTGTTGCGGGCGCTCGGCCATGTTCACCGCGTGGTGGAGCGACGCACGACCATTCCGATCCTGGCGAATGTGCTGCTGTCCGCCAAGGACGGCGCGCTGACGCTCAAGGCCACTGATCTCGATCTTGAGATTACCGAGAAGACCGCGGCGGAGGTCTCCCAACCCGGCGCGACGACGCTGCCGGCGCATATGCTCTACGACATCGTGCGCAAACTGCCGGAGGGCGCGCAGGTCTCTTTGGAAGCGACGGGGGACGCCGGGCAGCTGACGCTGCGTTCGGGACGTTCGCGGTTCAACCTCTCGAGTCTTCCCGAGAGCGACTTTCCCGACGTCACCTCCGGCGACTTCAGCCATAAGTTCGCGCTCGCGCCGGCGGATCTCAAGCGGCTGATCGAAAAAACGCAATTCGCCATCTCTTCCGAAGAGACGCGCTACTACCTCAACGGCATCTATCTTCACACGCTTGACGTCGAGGGCCGGCCGATGCTCCGGGCCGTCGCGACCGACGGCCATCGTCTGGCGCGGCTGGAGCTTCCCGCGCCCGAAGGCAGCGCCGGCATGCCGGGAATCATCCTGCCTCGCAAGGCCGTCACCGAAGTGATGCGTCTGATCGAGGACGCACAGGGAGAGGTTTCAGTCGAGCTTTCGATCAACAAGATGCGCTTCACCTTCGGCGACGCGCTGCTAACGACCAAACTGATCGACGGCACGTTCCCCGATTACGGGCGCGTCATTCCCGCCGGCAATGACAAGCGGCTCACCGTCGAGCGCGACGTCTTCGCCAAGGCGGTCGATCGCGTCTCGACGATCTCCTCCGAGCGCGGCCGCGCCGTCAAACTTTCGCTCTCCGAGAGCAAACTCGTGCTGTCCGTCACCAATCCGGACCAGGGCTCGGCGGTCGAGGAGCTCGAAGCCGACTATGACGGGCCGCCGCTCGATATCGGCTTCAACGCCCGCTATCTCTTGGACATCACCCAGCAGCTCGACAGCGACACGGCGCTCTTCAAGCTCGCCGACCCCGGCTCGCCGACGCTGGTGCAGGACCGCGACGGGGCCACTGCGCTCTACGTCTTGATGCCGATGCGCGTTTAA
- a CDS encoding OmpA family protein, whose translation MLVEFPRLWPWLLACFAIGAAAGALTRRAPENGIVARWLVWTALAFGVGLLLVRLGALDAAAPLVEGGLAAYAALIIGAALGALARHRSIWAHEGWAVGLVAASLLWVGAVVIGQSDGEEGRRLAAPTKSAGADKPPATSPPADETPTAGATISPVHAQGPSASATAVSGGMTLVDCQTALKASSTPGVLVFRKGSAQLTPSATRALDKAAAIIRRCPENATIAIRGHVRGSGARAPNDALAQRRAEAATGYIEGQGVGGRRLVASPGEPDQAENRALTFEVR comes from the coding sequence GTGCTTGTTGAATTCCCTCGCCTCTGGCCGTGGCTTCTCGCCTGTTTCGCCATCGGCGCCGCCGCCGGGGCGTTGACCCGGCGCGCGCCTGAAAACGGCATCGTCGCCCGCTGGCTGGTGTGGACCGCGCTCGCTTTCGGCGTCGGCCTCCTTCTCGTCCGCCTCGGCGCGCTCGACGCCGCCGCGCCTTTGGTCGAGGGCGGGCTCGCGGCCTATGCGGCATTGATTATCGGCGCCGCCCTCGGCGCCTTGGCCAGGCATCGTTCGATCTGGGCGCATGAGGGCTGGGCCGTAGGGCTGGTCGCCGCCTCGCTCCTCTGGGTCGGAGCGGTCGTGATCGGCCAGTCCGACGGCGAAGAGGGTCGCCGCCTGGCCGCGCCGACAAAAAGCGCGGGCGCCGACAAGCCGCCCGCGACGTCGCCGCCTGCCGACGAAACGCCAACCGCCGGCGCGACCATATCGCCCGTCCACGCGCAAGGGCCGAGCGCGTCAGCCACGGCCGTATCAGGCGGCATGACGCTCGTCGACTGCCAGACGGCCCTTAAAGCCTCTTCGACGCCCGGCGTACTGGTCTTTCGCAAAGGCAGCGCGCAACTCACGCCGTCAGCAACGCGCGCGCTCGACAAGGCGGCGGCGATCATTCGCCGGTGCCCGGAAAACGCGACGATCGCGATCAGGGGCCATGTTCGCGGTTCGGGCGCCAGAGCGCCCAATGACGCGCTGGCGCAGAGGCGCGCGGAGGCCGCGACGGGCTATATCGAGGGTCAGGGCGTCGGCGGGCGCCGCCTCGTCGCATCCCCCGGCGAACCGGATCAGGCGGAAAACCGCGCCCTCACCTTTGAGGTTCGATGA
- a CDS encoding glycogen/starch/alpha-glucan phosphorylase, which translates to MNAFDPPKAAHKAVVAALRDDVQRRLTYTVGKDNADASPRDWFVATALATRDRLVPSWLASTKRNYQEDRRRVYYLSLEFLIGRLLIDTLTNLGLTEAMRDALAELGVDLDMLRALEPDAALGNGGLGRLAACFMDSMATLEIAAMGYGIRYDHGLFRQTLKDGWQHEYPEDWLSFGNSWQFPRPEITYDVGFFGHVESSRLADGMLAHVWRPGETIVAVAYDTPVVGWRGKHVNTLRLWSARAPDALRLDAFNQGDHVGAQSEQARAEAISKVLYPSDSTPAGQELRLRQEYFFASASLQDLIRRHLRQTGDIHRLADKVAIQLNDTHPAIGVAELMRLLVDVHGVEWKEAWRITQATFSYTNHTLLPEALETWPVQLMERLLPRHMQIIYLINAMHLDCLRAKGASDPATLSSVSLIDEHNGRHVRMGHLAFLGSHKVNGVSALHSALVKETVFKDFHRLYPDRIVNKTNGVTFRRWLLEANPPLSRLLADTIGAGVFDEPERLIELEKFADDVEFQNRFAAAKRENKSRLAATVFERVGVSVDPAALFDAQIKRIHEYKRQLLNVLEAVALYQDIIAQPAREFAPRVKIFAGKAAASYHQAKLIIKLANDVAKVVNADPATRGLLKIVFLPNYNVSLAEMIIPAADLSEQISTAGMEASGTGNMKFALNGALTIGTLDGANVEIRERVGDDNIFIFGLTAQEVEECRAKGIDARETIAASPRLAEALRAIAAGVFSPDDPHRYAQLVDTLTYYDHFLVAKDFDSYWEAQRRVDARWRDQKAWRRSSILNTARVAWFSSDRTIREYAQEIWNVAV; encoded by the coding sequence TTGAACGCTTTTGACCCGCCCAAGGCCGCCCATAAGGCCGTCGTCGCCGCGCTGCGCGACGACGTGCAGCGGCGTCTCACTTACACGGTCGGCAAGGACAACGCCGACGCCAGTCCGCGCGACTGGTTCGTCGCGACCGCGCTTGCGACCCGCGATCGGCTCGTTCCTTCTTGGCTCGCGTCGACGAAGCGCAATTATCAGGAAGACCGGCGGCGCGTTTATTATCTCTCGCTCGAATTTCTGATTGGCCGACTGCTCATCGACACGCTGACCAATCTCGGCCTGACCGAGGCGATGCGCGACGCGCTCGCCGAACTTGGCGTCGACCTCGATATGCTGCGCGCCCTGGAGCCCGATGCGGCGCTCGGCAATGGCGGGCTCGGGCGCCTCGCCGCCTGTTTCATGGACAGCATGGCGACGCTCGAAATCGCCGCCATGGGATATGGCATTCGTTACGACCACGGCCTGTTTCGCCAGACGCTCAAGGACGGCTGGCAGCATGAATATCCCGAAGACTGGCTCTCCTTCGGCAATTCCTGGCAATTTCCGCGGCCGGAAATCACCTATGACGTCGGCTTCTTCGGCCATGTCGAAAGTTCGCGCCTCGCCGACGGCATGCTGGCGCATGTGTGGCGGCCGGGCGAAACCATCGTCGCCGTCGCCTATGACACGCCCGTCGTCGGGTGGCGCGGCAAACACGTCAACACGCTGCGGCTGTGGTCGGCGAGAGCGCCTGACGCGCTGCGCCTCGACGCCTTCAATCAGGGCGATCACGTGGGCGCGCAATCGGAGCAGGCGCGCGCCGAGGCGATTTCCAAAGTTCTTTATCCAAGCGACTCGACGCCCGCGGGACAGGAGCTGCGGCTGCGGCAGGAATATTTCTTCGCCTCCGCCTCGCTGCAGGATTTGATCCGCCGTCACCTGAGGCAGACCGGCGACATCCACAGGCTCGCCGACAAGGTGGCGATCCAGCTCAACGACACGCATCCGGCGATCGGCGTCGCGGAACTGATGCGGCTTCTCGTCGACGTCCACGGCGTTGAATGGAAGGAGGCCTGGCGCATCACCCAGGCGACCTTCTCCTACACCAATCACACGCTCTTGCCGGAAGCGCTCGAAACCTGGCCGGTGCAGCTGATGGAGCGGCTGCTGCCGCGCCACATGCAGATCATCTATCTCATCAACGCCATGCACCTCGACTGCCTGCGCGCCAAGGGCGCGAGCGACCCGGCGACGCTCTCCTCGGTGTCGCTCATCGATGAGCATAACGGCCGGCATGTGCGTATGGGCCATCTGGCGTTTCTGGGTTCGCACAAGGTGAATGGCGTCTCGGCGTTGCATAGCGCGCTGGTCAAGGAGACGGTGTTCAAGGATTTCCATCGGCTCTACCCCGACCGCATCGTCAACAAGACCAATGGCGTCACCTTCCGCCGCTGGCTGCTCGAGGCCAATCCGCCGCTGTCGCGATTGCTCGCCGACACGATTGGCGCTGGCGTCTTCGATGAGCCGGAAAGACTGATCGAACTCGAGAAATTCGCCGACGACGTCGAGTTCCAGAACCGATTCGCGGCGGCCAAGCGCGAGAACAAGTCGCGCCTTGCGGCCACGGTCTTCGAGCGCGTCGGCGTCAGCGTCGATCCTGCCGCGCTCTTCGACGCGCAGATCAAACGAATCCATGAATATAAGCGCCAGCTTTTGAACGTGCTTGAAGCCGTCGCGCTCTATCAGGACATCATCGCGCAGCCGGCGCGCGAATTCGCGCCGCGGGTGAAGATCTTCGCCGGCAAGGCGGCGGCGAGCTATCATCAGGCGAAGCTCATCATCAAGCTCGCGAACGATGTGGCGAAGGTCGTGAACGCCGATCCGGCGACGCGCGGCCTTTTGAAGATCGTGTTCCTGCCGAATTACAATGTGAGCCTCGCCGAGATGATCATCCCGGCGGCCGATCTTTCCGAGCAGATTTCGACCGCCGGCATGGAGGCGTCCGGCACCGGCAATATGAAATTCGCGCTCAACGGCGCGCTCACCATTGGCACGCTGGACGGCGCCAATGTCGAAATCAGGGAGCGTGTCGGCGACGACAATATTTTCATCTTCGGCCTCACGGCGCAGGAAGTGGAGGAATGCCGCGCGAAGGGCATCGACGCGCGCGAGACGATCGCGGCGAGTCCCCGTCTCGCCGAGGCGCTGCGGGCGATCGCCGCCGGCGTCTTTTCGCCCGACGATCCGCACCGCTATGCGCAACTCGTCGATACGCTCACCTATTACGATCACTTTTTGGTCGCGAAGGACTTCGACTCCTATTGGGAGGCGCAGCGCCGCGTCGACGCCCGCTGGCGAGACCAGAAGGCGTGGCGGCGGTCGAGCATTCTCAATACGGCGCGTGTTGCATGGTTTTCCTCCGACCGCACGATCCGCGAATATGCGCAAGAGATCTGGAATGTCGCGGTGTGA